One Methylocapsa sp. D3K7 DNA window includes the following coding sequences:
- a CDS encoding efflux RND transporter permease subunit: MTGPNLSVWALTHRSFVIFAMVAVTIAGLASYFRLGRSEDPAFTFRTMIVQASWPGATLDDTLQQVTERLERKLQETKGLDYLRSYTSPGITTIFVNLKGSTKASEVPDIWYQVRKNVSDIRHTLPSGVVGPGFNDDFGDTYGLIYGFTADGFTHRELRDYVEDIRSRLLQVPDVSKIEILGVQDEQIFVEFSTQQLAGLGINRAALIAALQAQNAVSPAGSLQTGNEKLLIRVSGAFRSENDILDVNFLSNGRLIRLRDIAEVRRALADPPQPMFRVNGKPAIGLAIAMRDGGDILALGRNVKKAVDESVADLPLGIDATLVSDQPVVVKTAIGEFMESLWQAIAIIMAVSVVSLGIRPGAVVALSIPLTMAIIFPIMELLGIDLQRISLGALIIALGLLVDDAMTTVDVMTSRLAAGDSKEESATFAYKTLAFPMLTGSFVTAAGFVPIGFARSAAGEYTFSIFAVVSLALIVSWFVAVLFAPLLGVWLLKKPETKEPAQQSVILRMFRSILVGAMRMRWLTIALTLACFAASLLALPYVPRQFFPASDRPELVVDLTLPQNASIYASDQAAAKLDAILKDDPDVASWSTYVGRGAIRFYLPLNVQLANDFFSQAVVIAKNIAARERLHARLEKTLAEQLPSVVARVSPLELGPPVGWPVQYRVSGPDLAEVRAIALRLGQVMGTDSNVRLVNFDWIEPARKVRIQIDQDQARLLGLSSQALAEVLNTVMTGTPVTQVRDNIYLVNVVTRAQDEQRVSLSTLRALQLPLPNGRTVPLSQVASFDFEQEFPLIWRRQRVPTLTVQADIASGATPEAAVRSLAPAVEKLNAGLPKGYHIEVGGTVEESAQSQASVFAKVPLMLFLMLLFLMAQLHSFSRLALVLCIVPMGLIGIVTALLIFGRPLGFVAILGILALMGMIARNAVILIEQIETERAEGQGPWDAVVLGTLSRFRPIMLTAISTVLGFIPIAPTVFWGPMAFAIMGGLFVATMLTLIVLPALYVAWFRVKEPLAEGTAPR, encoded by the coding sequence GTGACAGGTCCCAATCTTTCCGTATGGGCGCTGACGCATCGATCCTTTGTCATCTTCGCGATGGTCGCGGTGACCATTGCTGGTCTTGCCTCCTACTTCCGGCTCGGTCGCAGCGAAGACCCAGCCTTCACCTTCAGAACGATGATCGTGCAAGCCTCCTGGCCCGGTGCGACACTCGACGATACGCTTCAGCAGGTCACCGAACGGCTCGAACGCAAATTGCAAGAGACCAAGGGGCTCGACTATCTGCGCAGCTATACGAGCCCCGGCATCACCACCATTTTCGTCAATCTCAAAGGATCGACGAAAGCGTCCGAAGTTCCCGACATCTGGTATCAGGTTCGCAAGAACGTCAGTGACATCCGCCACACACTGCCCAGTGGTGTGGTTGGCCCCGGATTCAATGACGACTTTGGCGACACCTATGGCTTGATCTATGGCTTCACGGCGGATGGATTTACGCATCGCGAGCTGCGCGACTATGTCGAGGACATCCGCTCGCGCCTTCTGCAGGTTCCAGACGTGTCGAAGATCGAAATCCTCGGGGTGCAGGACGAGCAGATTTTCGTCGAGTTTTCGACCCAGCAGCTTGCTGGCCTTGGCATCAACCGGGCGGCTTTGATCGCCGCGCTGCAGGCACAGAACGCGGTCAGCCCCGCGGGCTCGCTGCAGACTGGTAACGAAAAGCTTTTGATCCGCGTCTCTGGTGCGTTCCGCTCCGAAAATGACATTCTCGATGTGAATTTTCTCTCCAACGGACGGCTGATCCGGCTGCGCGACATCGCCGAAGTGCGCCGCGCCCTTGCCGATCCGCCGCAGCCGATGTTCCGCGTCAATGGCAAGCCTGCCATCGGTCTCGCCATTGCCATGCGTGACGGCGGCGATATATTGGCGCTCGGCCGCAATGTAAAAAAGGCGGTGGACGAGAGCGTCGCCGATCTGCCCCTCGGCATCGATGCGACGCTGGTGTCCGATCAGCCAGTCGTCGTCAAAACCGCCATCGGCGAGTTCATGGAATCGCTCTGGCAGGCGATCGCCATCATCATGGCGGTAAGCGTCGTCAGTCTCGGCATAAGGCCGGGCGCGGTCGTCGCGCTGTCGATTCCCCTGACGATGGCAATCATTTTCCCGATTATGGAATTGCTTGGCATCGATCTCCAGCGCATTTCGCTCGGCGCCCTCATCATCGCCCTGGGTCTGCTCGTCGATGACGCAATGACGACGGTCGATGTCATGACGTCCCGCTTGGCTGCGGGCGACAGCAAGGAGGAATCCGCGACCTTCGCCTATAAGACGCTGGCCTTTCCCATGCTGACCGGCTCGTTCGTCACGGCCGCGGGCTTCGTGCCGATCGGTTTTGCACGGAGCGCGGCGGGGGAATATACGTTCTCGATCTTTGCTGTTGTCTCGCTCGCACTCATCGTCTCCTGGTTTGTCGCTGTTCTGTTTGCGCCCTTGTTGGGCGTCTGGCTTCTCAAGAAACCGGAGACAAAGGAGCCCGCGCAACAAAGTGTGATCTTGCGCATGTTCCGGTCGATCCTCGTCGGCGCGATGCGGATGCGCTGGCTCACCATCGCGTTGACACTGGCCTGTTTCGCGGCCTCTCTCCTGGCGCTGCCCTATGTGCCACGGCAATTTTTTCCGGCATCCGACCGGCCGGAACTTGTCGTCGATCTGACGTTGCCGCAAAACGCCTCGATCTACGCCAGCGATCAGGCGGCGGCGAAACTCGACGCCATCCTTAAGGACGATCCGGACGTTGCGAGCTGGAGCACCTATGTCGGGCGCGGAGCCATCCGCTTTTATCTTCCGCTCAATGTGCAATTGGCCAATGATTTTTTCTCGCAAGCCGTCGTCATCGCCAAGAACATCGCGGCGCGGGAGCGGCTCCATGCGCGGCTTGAAAAAACACTTGCGGAGCAACTGCCGAGCGTCGTCGCCCGCGTTTCACCGTTGGAGCTTGGGCCGCCCGTCGGCTGGCCGGTGCAATACAGAGTCAGCGGGCCCGACCTTGCGGAGGTGCGCGCGATTGCTTTGCGGCTTGGGCAAGTCATGGGTACGGACTCAAATGTCCGGCTGGTCAATTTCGATTGGATAGAGCCGGCCCGTAAAGTGCGCATCCAAATCGATCAGGATCAAGCCCGGCTTTTGGGCCTGAGTTCGCAGGCCCTCGCCGAAGTGTTGAACACTGTGATGACCGGGACGCCGGTCACCCAGGTTCGCGACAACATCTATCTCGTCAACGTCGTCACCCGCGCGCAGGATGAGCAGCGTGTGTCGCTCTCGACCTTGCGCGCCCTGCAGCTGCCTCTGCCGAATGGACGCACGGTGCCGCTGAGCCAAGTCGCAAGCTTCGATTTCGAGCAAGAATTTCCGCTGATCTGGCGGCGCCAGCGCGTGCCGACCTTGACGGTGCAAGCCGATATCGCCTCTGGTGCAACCCCAGAAGCGGCGGTTCGGTCCCTCGCTCCGGCTGTCGAAAAGCTCAATGCAGGCCTGCCGAAAGGCTATCACATCGAGGTTGGCGGGACTGTCGAGGAAAGTGCGCAATCGCAAGCCTCGGTCTTCGCCAAGGTGCCCTTGATGCTGTTCCTCATGCTCCTGTTCCTTATGGCGCAGTTGCACAGTTTCAGCCGCTTGGCTTTGGTCTTGTGCATTGTGCCGATGGGTCTCATCGGGATCGTCACGGCGCTGCTCATTTTCGGGCGGCCGCTCGGTTTCGTCGCGATCCTCGGCATTCTGGCGCTGATGGGGATGATCGCCCGCAACGCGGTGATCCTCATCGAGCAGATCGAGACCGAGCGGGCGGAAGGGCAGGGGCCTTGGGACGCGGTGGTGCTTGGCACCTTATCGCGATTCCGGCCGATCATGCTGACGGCGATTTCAACGGTGCTCGGATTTATTCCGATCGCTCCGACCGTATTCTGGGGGCCGATGGCTTTTGCGATCATGGGCGGCCTCTTCGTCGCGACCATGCTGACGCTGATCGTCCTGCCCGCGCTCTATGTCGCTTGGTTCCGCGTTAAGGAGCCTTTGGCCGAAGGCACAGCTCCTCGTTGA